A region of Leclercia adecarboxylata DNA encodes the following proteins:
- the ftrA gene encoding transcriptional regulator FtrA, whose translation MNNPLVVALAYDGLCTFEFGIAVEIFALARPEMGDNWYRFAVAGVEPGELRATGGFRLVVDGGLELLSEAGTIIVPGWRGADVPVPAALCEQLVAAHRRGARILSICSGVFVLAAAGLLDNRQATTHWRYTDLLQQRYPAIQVMPDVLYIDNGDVLTSAGSAAGIDLCLHLVRRDYGSVAANRVARRLVVSPHRDGGQAQFIQQAVPVAYEGHRLGALFDYLHARLAEPHTVGSLAKFVGMSPRTFLRRFAATTGKTPAQWLLHTRLSRSQDLLENSRLSIERIAEEVGFGSVATMRHHYRNQLSTTPAAYRKGFAEPAG comes from the coding sequence ATGAATAATCCTCTGGTGGTTGCGCTGGCCTATGACGGGCTCTGTACGTTTGAATTCGGCATCGCCGTTGAGATTTTTGCCCTTGCCCGCCCTGAGATGGGTGATAACTGGTATCGCTTTGCGGTAGCGGGCGTTGAGCCGGGGGAGCTGCGCGCAACGGGCGGCTTCAGGCTGGTGGTCGACGGCGGGCTGGAGCTGCTGAGTGAGGCCGGAACCATCATCGTTCCCGGCTGGCGGGGGGCGGATGTCCCGGTGCCCGCCGCGCTGTGCGAACAGCTTGTCGCGGCGCACCGTCGAGGCGCCAGGATCCTGTCGATTTGTTCCGGGGTGTTTGTGCTGGCCGCCGCAGGATTACTCGATAACCGCCAGGCCACGACCCACTGGCGATACACCGACCTGCTGCAGCAGCGTTATCCCGCCATTCAGGTAATGCCTGACGTGCTGTATATTGATAACGGAGACGTGCTGACGTCCGCCGGTAGTGCGGCAGGCATCGATCTCTGCCTGCACCTGGTGCGCCGGGATTACGGCAGTGTCGCGGCCAACCGCGTGGCGCGTCGGCTGGTGGTGTCGCCACATCGCGATGGCGGCCAGGCCCAGTTTATTCAGCAGGCTGTCCCTGTCGCCTACGAAGGCCATCGCCTTGGCGCGCTGTTTGACTACCTGCACGCCAGGCTCGCGGAACCCCATACCGTCGGGTCGCTGGCGAAATTTGTCGGGATGAGCCCGAGAACCTTTTTGCGCCGCTTTGCCGCGACAACCGGTAAAACGCCCGCCCAGTGGTTGCTCCACACCCGCCTGAGCCGCAGCCAGGATCTGCTGGAGAACAGCAGGTTGTCGATAGAACGGATTGCGGAGGAGGTAGGATTTGGCAGCGTGGCGACGATGCGCCATCACTACAGAAACCAGCTGTCGACGACGCCTGCGGCGTACAGGAAAGGCTTTGCTGAGCCAGCGGGATAA
- a CDS encoding rhodanese-like domain-containing protein: MSYVTDYAAASAETAVNYFLQRLSVETDCDDVHTAFKAGDVDFVLLHVVGSPEAFARRHIPGALHLRHRDMTAQRMAEWPADTLFVVYCAGPHCNGADRAALKLAQMGRPVKIMIGGMTGWADEGFAFNSQ, encoded by the coding sequence ATGAGCTATGTGACTGATTATGCTGCTGCGTCAGCAGAAACGGCGGTGAACTATTTTTTACAGCGCCTGAGTGTGGAAACGGACTGCGACGATGTCCACACCGCGTTCAAAGCGGGTGATGTCGATTTTGTCTTGTTGCATGTGGTGGGAAGCCCGGAGGCGTTCGCCCGCCGCCATATTCCGGGGGCGCTGCACCTGCGGCATCGGGATATGACCGCGCAAAGAATGGCGGAGTGGCCAGCCGACACGTTATTCGTTGTCTATTGTGCCGGGCCGCACTGCAACGGTGCCGATCGGGCCGCGCTGAAGCTGGCCCAGATGGGCCGCCCGGTAAAAATTATGATTGGCGGCATGACCGGCTGGGCCGACGAAGGTTTTGCTTTTAACTCTCAGTAA
- a CDS encoding purine-cytosine permease family protein, which produces MSETRSIDYIPDNERHGHPFSQFTLWFGGNLQITAIVTGALAVVLGGDVVWSIVGLLVGQVLGAVVMSFHALQGPRLGLPQMIISRAQFGVLGAVIPLVLVCVMYVGFSASGTVLAGQAMARLLSVSNVAGMILFSAIIIVIAVLGYRVIHKLGKVASVVGVLAFVYLFIALLMSSDLSAVAQNNHFSMPMFLLAVSLSSSWQIAFCPYVSDYSRYLPRDVSGVKTFLSVFSGTVLGTQASMTLGVIAAAIAGSAFKGHEVSYIVGLGKSEAMAMVIYFAICFGKITFTTLNAYGSFMSLTTIVSGFRKQTTLSQKSRITFVVLMVTISCVIALLSEPAFLKHFTHFLLFLLAFFVPWSAISLTDYFIISRKAVDIPALFDARGRYGHWNLFAISVYAVGVLIQLPFIENPLYHGSLTWIFADNDVSWVIGWFCTAALYYGLRRLDRRVLPQETIYPASGR; this is translated from the coding sequence ATTTCGGAAACCCGCTCCATCGATTACATCCCGGATAATGAACGTCACGGCCACCCCTTCAGTCAGTTTACGTTGTGGTTTGGCGGCAATCTGCAGATCACCGCCATTGTGACCGGCGCGCTGGCAGTGGTGCTGGGTGGCGACGTGGTGTGGTCGATCGTTGGCCTGCTGGTGGGTCAGGTGTTGGGCGCCGTGGTGATGTCGTTTCACGCCCTGCAGGGGCCGCGCCTCGGCCTGCCACAGATGATCATCAGCCGCGCCCAGTTTGGCGTGCTGGGGGCCGTCATCCCGCTGGTACTGGTGTGTGTGATGTACGTTGGCTTCTCCGCCAGCGGTACGGTGCTGGCCGGACAGGCAATGGCCAGGCTGCTGTCGGTGTCGAACGTGGCCGGGATGATCCTCTTCAGCGCAATTATTATCGTGATTGCGGTGCTGGGGTATCGGGTGATCCACAAACTCGGAAAGGTGGCGAGCGTGGTGGGGGTGCTGGCATTCGTCTACCTGTTTATCGCTTTGCTGATGTCCAGCGATCTGAGCGCTGTCGCGCAAAACAACCACTTCTCGATGCCGATGTTCCTGCTGGCGGTGTCGCTCTCTTCCTCGTGGCAGATCGCGTTTTGCCCTTATGTGTCGGACTACTCCCGCTACCTGCCGCGCGACGTTTCCGGAGTGAAAACCTTCCTGTCCGTTTTCAGCGGCACGGTGCTCGGCACTCAGGCCTCGATGACGCTCGGCGTGATCGCTGCGGCGATTGCCGGCAGCGCCTTCAAGGGCCATGAGGTGAGTTACATCGTCGGGCTGGGTAAAAGCGAGGCGATGGCGATGGTGATTTACTTTGCGATCTGCTTCGGCAAAATTACTTTCACCACCCTGAACGCCTACGGCAGCTTTATGTCGCTAACCACCATTGTGTCGGGCTTTCGTAAACAGACCACGCTGAGCCAGAAGAGCCGCATCACTTTCGTGGTGCTGATGGTGACGATTTCCTGCGTGATTGCGCTGCTCAGCGAACCCGCGTTCCTGAAACACTTCACCCATTTCCTGCTGTTCCTGCTGGCATTCTTTGTACCCTGGAGCGCCATCAGCCTGACCGACTACTTTATTATTTCCCGCAAAGCGGTGGATATCCCGGCGCTGTTTGATGCCCGGGGGCGCTACGGCCACTGGAATCTGTTTGCGATCAGCGTCTATGCCGTTGGGGTGTTAATCCAGCTGCCGTTTATTGAGAACCCGCTCTATCACGGTTCGCTGACCTGGATTTTTGCCGACAATGATGTCTCATGGGTGATTGGCTGGTTCTGTACCGCGGCGCTGTACTATGGCTTGCGACGTTTAGACCGTCGGGTGCTGCCGCAAGAGACGATCTACCCGGCGTCCGGCAGGTAA
- a CDS encoding FdhF/YdeP family oxidoreductase: protein MSNNRRAVPGIRHYAGPAGGWGALKATAIAVRTQMDAFDAPATLLRTNQPDGFDCPGCAWPDKEHKSTFQFCENGAKAVTWEATTKRVTPEFFAEHTVSTLWAKSDFELEGYGRLTHPMKYDPQSDTFRPVAWDEAFARIGEVLRSLAPEQVEFYTSGRASNEAAFLYQLFARELGTNNFPDCSNMCHQATSVGLPRSIGIGKGTVSLEDFDHTDLVISIGHNPGTNHPRMMGTLHELARRGVPIIVFNPLRETALERFADPQSVREMATYSATDIASTYYQVKAGGDAAALKGIAKHLLVLDVLDHDFIAAHTQGFADFAADIAATSWEAIERESGLKRADLESVAQIYAKSSAAIITYGMGITQHNKGTANVRLIADLLLLRGNFGKPGAGICPLRGHSNVQGNRTVGITEKPTAAFLDRLGTVFGFTPPAAHGHDAVQAAQAMIDGQAKALLCLGGNFAVAMPDHDKAFPALKSLDLSVHIATKLNRTHLLVGRETYLLPCLGRTELDMQQGGQQSITVEDSMSMVHASSGKLKPASPWLRSEPAIVAGIAHATLANSKTDWLGLVEDYDRIRDRIEQTLPGFENFNARIRVPGGFRMPLPPTERVWPTASGKAMFSLFDGVAENSPGEGESVLRLVTLRSHDQYNTTIYALDDRYRGVFGRRDVLFMNEEDMQQLGLEHGDRVDIHTALADAQQRLDDITVVAYSIAPGTVAAYYPEANVLVPLNYLDKESGTPSYKSVPVRLTLRSKQIRSL from the coding sequence ATGAGTAACAACAGACGAGCGGTTCCCGGGATCCGCCATTACGCCGGACCGGCAGGCGGCTGGGGAGCCTTAAAAGCCACGGCGATAGCCGTTCGCACGCAGATGGACGCCTTCGACGCGCCCGCCACGCTGCTGCGCACCAACCAGCCAGACGGCTTTGACTGCCCGGGCTGCGCCTGGCCTGATAAGGAACACAAATCTACCTTTCAGTTCTGCGAAAACGGTGCCAAAGCGGTGACGTGGGAAGCAACGACAAAACGCGTCACCCCGGAATTTTTCGCGGAGCACACCGTCAGCACCCTGTGGGCGAAAAGCGATTTTGAGCTGGAAGGCTATGGCCGTCTGACCCATCCCATGAAGTACGATCCGCAGAGCGACACTTTCCGCCCGGTGGCGTGGGACGAGGCCTTTGCCCGTATCGGTGAGGTGCTGCGCAGCCTGGCGCCGGAGCAGGTGGAGTTTTACACCTCCGGGCGCGCCTCGAACGAAGCCGCGTTCCTGTATCAGCTGTTTGCCCGCGAGCTGGGCACCAATAATTTCCCCGACTGCTCCAATATGTGCCACCAGGCCACCAGCGTCGGCCTGCCCCGCTCCATCGGCATCGGCAAAGGCACCGTCTCGCTGGAGGATTTTGACCACACCGACCTGGTGATATCCATCGGCCATAACCCCGGCACCAACCATCCGCGAATGATGGGCACCCTGCACGAACTGGCCCGCCGGGGCGTGCCGATTATCGTCTTTAACCCGCTGCGCGAAACGGCTCTGGAACGTTTCGCCGATCCGCAGAGCGTGCGGGAGATGGCGACTTACAGCGCTACCGATATCGCCTCAACTTACTACCAGGTGAAAGCCGGGGGCGACGCCGCCGCCTTAAAAGGCATCGCTAAACATCTGCTGGTGCTGGACGTGCTGGATCACGACTTTATCGCCGCCCATACCCAGGGGTTTGCCGACTTTGCCGCCGATATCGCCGCCACCAGCTGGGAGGCCATTGAGCGCGAATCCGGCCTGAAGCGCGCCGATCTGGAGAGCGTGGCGCAGATCTACGCGAAATCCAGCGCCGCCATCATTACCTACGGGATGGGGATCACCCAGCACAACAAGGGCACTGCCAATGTGCGCCTGATTGCCGATCTCCTGCTGCTGCGCGGCAATTTTGGCAAGCCCGGAGCGGGCATCTGCCCGCTGCGCGGCCACTCTAACGTGCAGGGTAACCGCACGGTAGGGATCACCGAAAAGCCGACCGCGGCGTTTCTGGATCGGCTGGGCACGGTGTTTGGCTTTACCCCGCCAGCCGCCCACGGCCACGACGCGGTGCAGGCTGCCCAGGCGATGATCGATGGCCAGGCAAAAGCGCTCCTCTGTCTCGGGGGCAACTTCGCGGTGGCAATGCCCGATCACGACAAAGCCTTTCCGGCGCTGAAAAGCCTCGATCTGAGCGTCCATATCGCCACCAAGCTGAACCGCACCCACCTGCTGGTCGGCAGGGAGACGTATCTGCTCCCCTGCCTCGGTCGCACGGAACTCGATATGCAGCAGGGCGGCCAACAGTCAATTACCGTCGAGGATTCCATGTCGATGGTACATGCCTCCAGCGGCAAGCTGAAGCCCGCCTCCCCGTGGCTGCGTTCGGAACCGGCCATTGTCGCCGGGATCGCCCATGCCACTCTGGCGAACAGCAAAACCGACTGGCTGGGTCTGGTGGAAGATTACGACCGCATCCGGGATCGCATTGAGCAGACCCTCCCCGGCTTTGAGAACTTCAACGCACGCATCCGGGTGCCCGGCGGATTCCGCATGCCGCTCCCGCCGACAGAGCGCGTCTGGCCCACCGCCAGCGGCAAAGCGATGTTCTCGCTGTTTGATGGCGTGGCGGAGAACAGTCCGGGCGAAGGCGAGAGCGTGCTGCGCCTGGTCACCTTAAGAAGCCACGACCAGTACAACACCACCATCTATGCCCTGGACGATCGCTATCGCGGGGTGTTTGGCCGTCGCGACGTGCTGTTTATGAACGAAGAGGATATGCAGCAATTGGGTCTGGAGCATGGCGACAGGGTGGATATTCACACTGCCCTTGCCGACGCTCAGCAGCGGCTGGATGACATCACCGTGGTGGCCTATAGCATTGCGCCGGGCACGGTTGCCGCCTATTACCCGGAAGCTAACGTGCTGGTACCCCTGAATTATCTGGATAAAGAGAGCGGTACGCCGTCGTATAAATCGGTGCCCGTTCGTCTGACCCTGCGCTCAAAACAGATCCGCTCCCTGTAA